A stretch of the Diprion similis isolate iyDipSimi1 chromosome 14, iyDipSimi1.1, whole genome shotgun sequence genome encodes the following:
- the LOC124414482 gene encoding uncharacterized protein LOC124414482 gives MGQIDCRWIHRPSSNEKSSINSEAGSIDAHKKQSEKASSIAQKAAQEAKAASDAQNIAGQQAAHQVKVQLAEKAVQAAKAAEAALSGKEAIVDQLKGEVKEAESVVQEEGVSLQQAQSNVKSAMDAAQQSRIQLKTLTSAVRTANANLGNAEAAAQGAQQAYSEKQQLLDAAKRRVDELSKQLQAAKIDLANTKQAALKASAAANAAKANANRNRRRVANWRSWRTRRRYD, from the exons ATGGGGCAAATCGATTGCAGATGGATACACAGACCTTCGTCGAACGAAAAG AGTTCCATAAATTCCGAAGCTGGTTCCATCGACGCGCACAAAAAACAGAGTGAAAAGGCATCCAGCATCGCCCAGAAGGCTGCCCAGGAAGCAAAAGCTGCTTCCGACGCCCAAAACATCGCTGGGCAACAGGCTGCACATCAG GTGAAGGTCCAGCTCGCCGAGAAAGCGGTTCAGGCAGCTAAGGCGGCGGAAGCAGCCCTCTCGGGAAAAGAGGCGATAGTAGACCAGCTTAAGGGTGAGGTGAAGGAGGCAGAGTCGGTGGTGCAAGAGGAGGGCGTGTCATTGCAGCAGGCTCAGTCCAACGTCAAATCGGCGATGGACGCGGCTCAGCAGTCGCGGATTCAG CTGAAGACGCTCACATCCGCCGTCCGAACCGCAAATGCCAACCTCGGAAATGCTGAAGCTGCGGCTCAAGGAGCTCAGCAAGCTTACAGCGAGAAGCAGCAACTCCTCGACGCCGCCAAGCGGCGAGTCGACGAACTATCGAAGCAGCTTCAAGCCGCGAAAATCGATCTCGCCAACACCAAGCAGGCCGCGTTGAAGGCCAGCGCTGCTGCAAACGCTGCTAAAGCGAACGCCAACCGGAACAGAAGACGCGTCGCGAATTGGAGATCGTGGAGAACGAGAAGAAGATACGACTGA
- the LOC124414483 gene encoding protein GRIP-like: MKILPMVLIWMLVFGHSEGRRWRRLKRTEQFGVDAARKTNKVTNIAQKAAQEAKAASDAQNIAGAQAAHQVKSQLAEKAVEAAKAAEAALAGKEAIVDQLQEEFKEAEAVVQEESSSLEHTQSNVNSALRAAQEVQQELKTLRQAVQTANANLGNAEAAAQGAQQELSEKQQLVEAARHRVDELGKQLQSAKVDLTNTKQAAYRASAAAHSAKLNANRNKRGQVGILG, translated from the exons ATGAAGATACTGCCGATGGTGTTGATATGGATGC TCGTCTTCGGTCATTCCGAAGGGAGAAGATGGCGGCGGTTGAAACGTACGGAG CAATTTGGAGTTGACGCTGCAAGGAAGACGAACAAGGTGACGAACATCGCTCAGAAGGCTGCACAAGAAGCGAAGGCAGCTTCCGACGCTCAGAACATAGCCGGAGCACAAGCTGCTCATCAAGTCAAATCTCAGCTCGCTGAAAAGGCCGTAGAAGCTGCTAAGGCTGCCGAAGCTGCATTGGCTGGTAAAGAAGCGATCGTCGATCAGCTCCAGGAGGAATTTAAGGAGGCCGAAGCCGTCGTTCAGGAGGAAAGTTCGTCCCTCGAACATACTCAGTCCAATGTTAATTCCGCTCTCAGAGCTGCTCAGGAAGTTCAACAAGAA ttaaAAACGTTGCGACAGGCGGTTCAAACGGCGAATGCAAATTTGGGAAACGCGGAGGCGGCAGCTCAGGGTGCGCAGCAGGAATTAAGTGAAAAGCAGCAGCTGGTAGAGGCGGCTAGACACAGAGTGGATGAGCTAGGAAAGCAGCTGCAGTCGGCGAAGGTGGATTTGACTAACACGAAGCAAGCTGCTTATAGAGCCAGCGCAGCCGCCCATTCGGCGAAGCTTAATGCGAACAGGAACAAACGAGGACAGGTTGGGATTCTGGGGTGA